A genome region from Roseofilum reptotaenium CS-1145 includes the following:
- a CDS encoding CHASE3 domain-containing protein, with the protein MNIKQVLVIGFGIILSTVGVSTIVSVYMQGFLRDTEDWVVHTYDVQLRLKGIEKSLVDAETGQRGFIYTDDETFLEPYKLATQTLSTNFDILEDLISDNSEQVINLQNIRNISQEKLDELAQTIQLKRDDQEEELLRLVKSKKGKIIMDLIRADLENMIDIENQILDERLKQLSIAYQLIDLLHVGTLVIVLLMGVATIIWMNKIAVDPISKISNNIANSSSQISRSIEEQEKIAQQRAIFINDTTTTANELGVSYTQSAEQSELANTSAQETLTILETGKNAVENIRLEVINVQEQVELMANKIMELTKQIDQIGEVSDVVRSIADQTNMLALNASVEAVRAGDSGKGFSVIAVEIRKLADQSRESTVNINDLVIEIQKAIHGTTQITQQGKESVKSCFRIAQNTTQTFEHVNNSVTNVVHSNQQITLNLKQQLIAVEQLIESITSINAGAKDNANSMTQISEGIQQLNGVALELKKIV; encoded by the coding sequence ATGAATATTAAGCAAGTTTTAGTTATTGGCTTTGGAATCATTCTCAGTACTGTTGGGGTTAGCACTATTGTCTCAGTTTATATGCAAGGGTTTTTACGGGATACTGAGGATTGGGTCGTCCATACTTACGATGTTCAACTGCGACTAAAAGGGATTGAGAAAAGTCTCGTCGATGCAGAAACTGGTCAAAGGGGATTTATCTATACTGATGACGAAACTTTTTTAGAACCCTACAAACTGGCCACTCAAACGTTAAGTACAAACTTTGATATCTTAGAAGATCTGATTTCTGACAACTCAGAGCAAGTCATTAATCTACAAAATATCAGAAATATCTCTCAAGAAAAACTAGATGAACTAGCGCAAACCATTCAACTCAAAAGAGACGATCAAGAAGAGGAACTGTTGCGTTTAGTGAAATCAAAAAAAGGCAAAATAATTATGGATTTAATCCGAGCGGATCTAGAGAATATGATCGATATTGAAAATCAAATTCTTGATGAAAGGTTAAAACAGTTATCTATTGCTTATCAACTTATTGATTTACTCCATGTAGGAACTTTAGTTATTGTCCTACTGATGGGGGTTGCGACTATTATTTGGATGAATAAAATTGCAGTAGATCCGATCAGTAAAATATCGAATAACATTGCCAATTCTTCAAGTCAAATTTCTAGGAGTATTGAAGAACAGGAGAAAATTGCTCAACAACGAGCGATTTTTATCAATGACACAACTACAACTGCTAATGAATTGGGGGTATCTTACACTCAGTCAGCAGAGCAGTCAGAGCTGGCAAATACGTCAGCTCAAGAAACACTCACCATATTAGAAACAGGTAAAAATGCTGTGGAGAACATTCGCCTAGAAGTGATAAATGTTCAGGAACAGGTGGAACTAATGGCCAATAAAATCATGGAATTGACTAAGCAAATCGATCAAATTGGCGAGGTTTCGGATGTGGTTCGCAGTATTGCCGATCAAACGAATATGTTGGCGTTAAATGCTTCTGTGGAAGCGGTAAGAGCTGGAGATAGTGGGAAGGGCTTTTCCGTCATTGCTGTCGAAATTCGTAAGCTGGCCGATCAAAGTCGAGAATCTACGGTCAACATCAATGATTTGGTTATAGAAATTCAAAAAGCTATTCATGGAACAACTCAAATTACTCAACAAGGTAAAGAGAGTGTGAAAAGTTGTTTTAGAATTGCTCAGAACACAACCCAGACGTTTGAACATGTGAACAATTCAGTTACAAATGTAGTTCATAGTAACCAGCAAATTACCTTGAACTTAAAACAACAGCTAATTGCGGTCGAACAGCTTATTGAGTCGATTACTAGCATCAATGCTGGGGCAAAGGATAATGCCAATTCTATGACACAGATTAGTGAGGGTATCCAACAGTTGAATGGTGTGGCATTGGAGTTGAAGAAAATTGTTTAA
- a CDS encoding efflux RND transporter permease subunit, with product MIFYRNKQLLILSLILIIVWGISSFFTLPRMEDPQLVQRFGSVTTFLPGATPQRVESLVTEKIEQELQEIEEIDTLESTSTTGLSFIKIDLKENIIDVDPVWSKVRSKLEDVSVELPAGASDPEYQDTDPSANALILGLTWELETEPNYTILRRLAEGLEDELRTIPGTDTVDIFGVAEEEIQVDVNAVDLTQLGLTPQELAQQILASDAKVSAGQFRSSETELLFEVDSELDSLERIRQIPIQLGNQGQITRLGDLAQVTKGLEDPPTELAIINGYPGVSVAAKVESDYRVDLWTEDALTRLQSYQDNLSDGIGWVTILDQSKYVQQRLDGVIRNLILGSSLVILVSLAILGWKSALIVGSALPLATLMVFGCMKILEIPLHQMSITGIIIALGLLIDNAIVVVDEVQIRLQEGKAPGKAVQETVNHLFIPLLASTLTTVLAFVPIATSPGGTGEFIGAIGMTVILAIISSLFLSLTAIVTLVGRLHYWQPLPQNWGWLQHGFSHPWLDKVYTITLNQLFRFPWLTIGLAMILPIWGFSHFATLEQQFFPPTNRNQFHIEFELPSQTAIAETQRQILRARDLILTYPQIDEVQWFLGKSAPTFFYNVVANRENASQYAQGIVQLNSTENLRQTIQQLQQDLDATFPEAQVLVKQLEQGPPFDAPIELRLYGSDLGELRRWGNQLRAELSQIEDVIHTSADLTEALPKLALTVDEVQARRVGLDNQAIAQQLDSSLQGSVGGSILEATEDIPVRVRVSNSTRGNLDRVSALNLVAPQTGETLPLDSVATVNFVPDVATIARYNGERINTVQGFITAGALPDTVLQRFENHLKEINFQLPPGYRISYGGEADARGTAIANLFSTVGVLAILMSATLILSFNSFRLALVIGTVAIAAVGLALSALWAFNALFGFTAILGTLGLIGLAINDSIVVLAALREHPEARYGNRKATVSVVFKATRHVIATTLTTIVGFIPLLLDPTGFWPPLAIAIAGGLGGATLLALYYIPSVHLLLYRSRSKIPHLIARSAGE from the coding sequence ATGATTTTCTATCGCAATAAACAACTCCTCATCCTCTCCTTAATCCTCATCATTGTTTGGGGGATTTCTTCGTTCTTTACCTTACCGCGAATGGAAGACCCTCAACTTGTTCAACGGTTTGGATCGGTGACCACTTTCTTGCCCGGAGCTACACCCCAAAGAGTTGAATCCTTAGTCACTGAAAAAATAGAACAGGAACTGCAAGAAATTGAAGAAATTGATACTTTAGAATCCACCTCAACTACCGGTTTATCCTTTATCAAGATTGACCTCAAAGAAAACATTATCGATGTCGATCCCGTTTGGTCAAAAGTACGGAGTAAACTAGAAGATGTTTCTGTGGAGTTACCAGCAGGGGCGAGCGATCCAGAATATCAAGATACCGATCCTTCTGCTAATGCCTTAATTTTGGGATTAACCTGGGAACTTGAGACCGAACCGAATTATACAATTTTACGTCGCCTAGCTGAAGGACTAGAAGACGAATTACGGACTATTCCGGGAACGGATACAGTGGATATTTTCGGTGTGGCCGAAGAAGAAATTCAGGTGGATGTTAATGCAGTAGACTTGACACAATTGGGCTTGACTCCTCAAGAATTAGCTCAACAAATTCTAGCCAGTGATGCGAAGGTTTCAGCCGGACAATTTCGCAGCAGTGAAACGGAATTATTATTTGAAGTCGATAGTGAATTAGACTCCTTAGAACGGATTCGGCAAATTCCCATTCAATTGGGCAATCAAGGGCAAATTACCCGACTTGGAGATCTTGCCCAAGTGACCAAAGGATTAGAAGATCCGCCCACAGAATTAGCGATCATTAATGGTTATCCTGGAGTTTCTGTGGCGGCAAAAGTGGAATCTGATTATCGTGTCGATCTTTGGACAGAAGATGCTCTGACTCGGTTGCAAAGTTATCAGGATAACCTATCCGATGGCATCGGTTGGGTGACCATTTTGGATCAAAGTAAATACGTGCAACAGCGCTTAGATGGTGTGATCCGTAACTTGATCCTCGGATCTTCTCTGGTTATTCTTGTCTCTCTGGCGATCTTGGGTTGGAAATCAGCCTTAATTGTTGGTTCAGCTTTACCCCTGGCGACATTAATGGTGTTTGGGTGTATGAAGATTTTAGAGATTCCCTTACATCAGATGTCCATAACCGGGATTATCATTGCCTTGGGGTTGCTGATTGATAATGCGATTGTGGTGGTAGATGAGGTACAGATCCGCTTGCAGGAAGGAAAAGCACCCGGTAAAGCTGTGCAAGAAACGGTGAACCATTTGTTTATTCCTCTGCTGGCTTCTACTCTGACGACGGTGTTAGCGTTTGTACCCATCGCGACTTCTCCGGGGGGGACAGGGGAGTTTATTGGGGCAATCGGCATGACCGTAATTTTAGCGATTATTAGTTCTCTCTTTTTATCTTTAACAGCGATCGTAACTCTGGTGGGGCGGTTGCACTATTGGCAGCCTCTCCCGCAAAACTGGGGTTGGTTGCAACATGGGTTTAGCCATCCATGGTTGGATAAGGTTTATACGATAACTTTAAATCAACTGTTTCGCTTCCCCTGGTTGACGATTGGTTTGGCGATGATTTTGCCCATTTGGGGCTTTTCCCACTTTGCGACGTTAGAGCAGCAATTTTTTCCCCCGACGAACCGTAATCAGTTCCATATTGAGTTTGAGTTACCTTCGCAAACGGCGATCGCCGAAACCCAGAGGCAAATTCTGAGGGCGCGAGATTTAATTTTGACCTATCCTCAAATTGATGAGGTGCAATGGTTTCTCGGTAAAAGCGCCCCAACTTTTTTCTATAATGTGGTTGCCAATCGGGAAAATGCGTCCCAGTATGCCCAAGGGATTGTACAGTTAAACTCGACGGAAAATTTACGGCAAACGATTCAACAGTTGCAACAGGATCTCGATGCCACGTTTCCAGAAGCACAGGTTCTCGTAAAACAATTAGAACAGGGACCGCCCTTTGATGCGCCGATCGAGTTGCGCTTGTATGGCTCAGATTTAGGGGAGTTGAGACGGTGGGGGAATCAATTGAGGGCGGAGTTAAGCCAAATTGAAGATGTAATTCATACCAGTGCAGATTTAACGGAAGCCTTACCCAAATTGGCGCTAACCGTTGATGAAGTACAAGCGCGTCGGGTAGGCTTGGATAATCAGGCGATCGCCCAACAACTCGATAGCAGTTTGCAGGGTTCTGTCGGCGGTTCGATCCTGGAAGCAACGGAGGATATTCCGGTACGGGTACGGGTATCCAATAGCACTAGAGGAAATCTAGATCGGGTGTCGGCGTTGAATTTGGTGGCTCCTCAAACGGGTGAAACCCTTCCCCTCGATAGTGTGGCGACAGTGAACTTTGTGCCGGATGTAGCCACGATTGCCCGTTACAATGGAGAACGGATTAACACAGTGCAAGGGTTTATTACGGCTGGAGCCTTACCTGATACTGTATTACAGCGATTTGAAAACCATCTGAAGGAGATTAACTTTCAACTTCCTCCTGGGTATCGAATCAGCTATGGAGGCGAAGCCGATGCACGGGGAACCGCGATCGCCAATTTATTCTCAACAGTAGGCGTTTTGGCAATTCTGATGTCAGCCACCCTGATATTATCCTTTAACTCCTTTCGGTTAGCCCTCGTCATTGGAACCGTGGCGATCGCTGCGGTAGGATTAGCCCTATCTGCACTCTGGGCATTTAATGCCCTATTCGGATTTACCGCAATTTTAGGTACATTAGGATTAATTGGTCTCGCAATTAACGATTCCATCGTCGTTTTAGCCGCCTTGAGAGAACATCCAGAAGCTCGCTATGGTAATCGTAAAGCCACGGTTTCAGTCGTCTTCAAAGCCACACGCCATGTGATTGCCACCACGTTAACGACCATAGTGGGATTCATACCCCTGTTACTCGATCCTACTGGATTTTGGCCGCCCTTAGCGATCGCGATCGCCGGGGGATTAGGCGGTGCAACCCTACTCGCCTTATACTATATTCCCTCAGTCCATCTCTTACTCTATCGCTCCCGATCCAAAATTCCCCATCTTATCGCGCGAAGCGCTGGGGAATAG
- a CDS encoding efflux RND transporter periplasmic adaptor subunit — MSADFSDSSKSLSESVVLITAEHNKDSEDGIATVDRPPPKRWRWLIVLLLLPLGVFLGRSLLNRSPVSQAEPIIEEKQSLPVQTESAELISSYTIKRSYTGEIVARRRSELGFERSGTVINLFVDEGDRISTDQEIAQLDIRTLEAERQQLLAQKAEARATLQELRNGARAEDIAAARAALSEIEQQLFLAQRKTERRRELYLEGAISREDFDLEESNASALSYRLNQAQSDLDALLAGTRTEQIAAQVARVQQLEASLQSLEVEVSKSVIRAPFDGRVSDRFMDEGSVVSPGTPVIALIEQGSLEARIGVPSNTANELRIGANYPIQVANQSYPATLTTLLPELDSASRTATAVLEFSPNFDLRVGETAQLLWNETQPIQGFWVPSTALLPGDRGLWSIYVLGESQGNNLYRVARRDIEVLHTEGDRTLVRGTLQSGDRIITSGTHRIVSGQKVSIN; from the coding sequence ATGAGTGCTGATTTTTCCGATTCATCGAAGAGCTTATCAGAGTCAGTTGTATTAATAACGGCTGAACACAATAAAGATTCTGAGGATGGTATCGCCACAGTAGATCGCCCACCACCCAAGCGGTGGCGATGGTTAATCGTCTTGTTACTCTTGCCTTTAGGGGTGTTTTTAGGGCGATCGCTCTTAAATCGTTCTCCAGTCAGCCAGGCAGAACCGATCATTGAAGAAAAACAATCACTACCTGTACAAACCGAAAGTGCAGAACTGATTTCTAGCTATACTATTAAACGAAGTTATACCGGTGAAATTGTCGCCCGTCGCCGGAGTGAATTGGGTTTTGAGCGATCGGGAACGGTAATTAACCTGTTTGTTGATGAAGGCGATCGCATCAGTACTGATCAAGAAATAGCCCAGTTAGATATCCGTACCCTAGAAGCCGAGCGTCAACAACTCCTGGCTCAGAAAGCAGAAGCCAGAGCTACTCTGCAAGAACTTCGCAACGGTGCGCGAGCGGAAGATATTGCTGCTGCCCGCGCTGCTTTGTCTGAAATTGAACAACAACTGTTCCTCGCCCAACGTAAAACCGAACGACGTAGAGAACTATATTTAGAAGGGGCAATTTCCCGCGAAGATTTCGATTTAGAAGAGTCTAATGCTTCAGCTTTAAGCTATCGCCTCAATCAAGCGCAAAGCGATCTAGATGCTCTGTTAGCTGGAACTCGGACAGAACAAATAGCCGCTCAAGTGGCGCGAGTGCAACAGTTAGAAGCCAGTTTGCAAAGTTTAGAGGTAGAGGTGAGTAAAAGTGTGATTCGCGCTCCCTTTGATGGACGAGTGAGCGATCGCTTCATGGACGAAGGAAGCGTAGTTAGTCCCGGAACTCCGGTTATTGCACTGATCGAACAAGGTAGCTTAGAAGCGCGCATTGGGGTTCCCAGCAACACCGCCAATGAACTCAGAATTGGTGCAAACTATCCCATTCAAGTCGCGAACCAATCCTATCCTGCCACCCTCACCACCCTACTTCCAGAACTCGATAGCGCCAGTCGCACAGCTACTGCGGTTCTCGAATTTTCCCCCAATTTTGACCTTAGAGTAGGCGAAACTGCCCAATTGCTCTGGAATGAAACCCAACCCATACAAGGCTTTTGGGTTCCTTCCACTGCACTGCTACCTGGCGATCGCGGATTATGGTCAATTTACGTCCTTGGTGAATCGCAAGGAAATAATCTTTACAGGGTGGCTCGTCGAGATATCGAAGTTCTGCATACCGAAGGCGATCGCACCCTTGTTCGCGGAACCCTGCAAAGCGGAGATCGAATCATCACCAGTGGAACCCATCGCATCGTCTCCGGACAAAAAGTGAGTATCAATTAA
- a CDS encoding PadR family transcriptional regulator: MALAHTILTVLAHAPQSGYDISKQFDEQVSCFWKASQQQIYRELSKMEDQGWVNYETIIQPGKPDKKVYHLTAEGKVQLLRWFAEPTTPTPIREDLLVKVLAGPYGNRKLLIREIKHRKEIHELQLKHYLEKEILYQDCQNPSVGDRFRYLTLRRGIRYEREWVEWCDEVMEFLEQMVQDYN, translated from the coding sequence ATGGCCCTTGCTCACACAATTTTGACCGTGCTTGCCCATGCTCCTCAAAGTGGTTACGACATCAGTAAACAATTTGACGAGCAAGTGAGTTGTTTTTGGAAAGCCAGTCAACAGCAAATTTATCGGGAACTGAGCAAAATGGAGGATCAAGGTTGGGTTAATTATGAAACTATTATCCAACCTGGAAAACCGGATAAGAAAGTGTATCACCTCACGGCTGAAGGGAAAGTGCAGTTATTACGCTGGTTTGCAGAACCGACGACTCCGACACCCATTCGAGAAGATTTACTGGTGAAAGTGTTAGCTGGACCTTATGGTAATCGCAAATTACTTATCCGTGAAATAAAGCATCGCAAGGAGATTCACGAGCTTCAATTAAAACATTATTTAGAAAAAGAAATCCTCTATCAAGATTGCCAGAATCCTTCTGTCGGCGATCGCTTCCGCTATCTTACCTTACGCCGAGGTATCCGTTACGAGCGAGAATGGGTGGAATGGTGCGATGAAGTCATGGAGTTTCTGGAACAGATGGTACAAGATTATAATTAA